TTCAAGTTCACCCATTTTCTTGTCATTGTTAGAGTTATTCGAAATTGAAAAAAAACATCAATACTAAAGAGAGGGGACAATAGTATGGTAAATAGTACATTGTACAGCTTAAGTGGACTCATGTGTAGAAAATTTCATTTAATATTCAATCACCAGATTCATGTTCCCTACAACCTTACAGCTATGATATTGCGTGGCAAACATGTCCAGGATGATatataaaaaatcagaaaatcctGATGCTGCCGAAATTAGAACATGGTTGAGCTGTTTCCGTAATGTTCCCTACAGAAGGGCAGATTGTTTTAGCATTTTAGAATAGCcatgaataaataaataagaaacatTACATACAACCCCTTTTAGCCCTTGCAGAAGATTAGTTAGGTAATAATCTGTATCATTTTTTCTTTGGTGTTAATTGCTTCTCTCATCTGCCTTATTTGGAGAGCTAACAGTCTGATGTAGGTTGATGTCAAAAAGAAACAGTCTTGATGGGGGCAGGTAAAAACCTTTTCTTTATTTCTTTCTTAGTTTGTCAATAATTATGTAATTCATAAAAAAATATCTACTATATATAAAGTCGGATTAAAATGATGCAGATACttattttgtttattttattaaagcagattaattaaaataattttaagtCAGACAAACCATGACAGTGACCCGGACTTTACACTTTTTACATTGACATTGTTCTGTACTTTCATAGAACAAGGTTCACTAAGCGAGTAAGAATTTTAGAACCCACAGTCAATTCATCACTAGGCCTATAAACAATTGATAAGACAACTAGAATTGTTCTTGTTTGAATTTTCTGATAGCAGCTTATTACAAGAACGATGCTTTTTTTTCCAAGTATACTGTTAGTAAGATGTAGTGATCAAATGTTTCTTCTTTTTATTGTCATTTTTTAATTAAATGAAATTTGTACACCAACCTTTAGCACGCAATCCATCATTGGCAAAACAATTATTTGGTTATGCCATTTTAGGCTTTGCGCTGGTCTTTGACAAAAACTTGTCAAACATTCAAACATAATCTCGTAAAGTTTACGAGCCGGAGAAAGATCCCATATTCCCATTTATGTACTGGCCATATATTATTAACAGTAGGGGTGAGCAACGGTCAGAATTGGACCGGACCGAACCGGAACCGAAAAAACCGAGAAGTAAAATAGGAATATTTCAAGAATCAAACGGGATCCATTTATTTGTAAGAACTGACCGGAACTGGAACTGAGCTGCAAATTTCGGTTCAGTTCGGTTTCGAATCGAATTGATATATTATTTCATAATTATTTATGACTagttttgattatttattaagggtAACTTTGTAAAAGAAGATTTTTATTAGTGATGAATCGTTTTTAATTCGATTACTTTCTAATATTTAAGaagtaaaatatttataaaaatattcaaaactccatatatatttaaaaaaacaaGCAATACAATAAAAACCATATTTTTgttaaaatttaatataatattataaataagaaaacataatacctaatatatatacatatatttatattttttttgtatttattcatttatatacGGTTCGGTTCTTACGGTTGTAGTATGTTAAGAACCAAACTGAGAACCGAAATTTCTAGAAAAACAAGAACTGAACAGGACCCGAATTAGTTAAGAAGTGAACCGGAATCGTAATTTTGATCGGTTTGTTTCTCGATACTGAGCCGGGAAATGCTTCCTCCTAATTAATAATACTAAaaatataatacatatatatatatatatatatatatatatatatatatatcatttatgaAATTAAAATGCATTCAGATACCAAATAACAAAGTTTCtataaaaacaaaatatatttttgTTTTGATATAGTAGTACATACAAATTTCATATAGAAATCCCTATAAAACCCTACAAACTTATTTAAGAATTTTGGGAAAAGACAGAAATTCATTAATAATTCAATATAAATCCATTAAAGATTAAACCCCATGGCTCCTACCTCTCAAGCAATGGGCCAACAGCAATGGACCACTAGTATAATGGTGgtataaaaatacaaaaattggGTGCACCATCACCAAAAAGTAGGTTCATCAATTCCTCCATGTGCTCCTCATTTTAGCATTTTTCTTCACCAAAACTTCTATTTTTCCTCTTTTTGTCAATTGACCCCAACCTCATCTTTTATTTGACTCAACATGTCTGCAAATAATAAAACCATACTTGATAACAACCGACGTCGTTTCTTCCACTTTCCCAACATTTCCTCAAAACGCTGTCGTTTTTACAGGGGCCCGAAATCAACGACTGATTCAATGTAGACAAGCAAAACAGGAAACACAGCTTAAGACTTGCCACGTCAGCTTTGCATCTTGACGCGTTTTATCCTCTTCGTACACCTATATAATTCATCTTACGTCACGTCATTTTATATTATGCCCCTAGTATATCCTGTTTTGAGATCTTATCCAACTACTCAAATTAAAACAATAAATGAACAAAAAATAGCATCCTCAAATTTATTCCAATTTTATttaattgaaaaagaaaatataataaacttaaattcaaaattaaaaaaatcataaacaactcattttaaaaattatgatgTTAATCTTCCGGAATCCGAATCCGAATCCAAAGCCGAATTCGACTCATTTATTTTAcgaaaagttttataaaacaaaaatgtAACGGATAATATAGTTTATGAAGTATATAAAGTTTATCATGGATGAGGATAAGGCCATTCATTTCATCGTCTTCTTCGTTCTATTCCaatctctccctctctctctctcatttctctctaatctctataaaaatatgAGTGTTTACTAACTCAACAACTATGTCGATCGCATTCGAAACCAACAACATGATCGACCGGCCAGGCTTCGTTGATCGGATGCCGTTCAAACCGATCTACAATCCCTCCGATTCCGGCCGTTTCACCGGCGATCGGACGGCGATTGACCGATCTGAGGATGCGGACTCGTCTAGCTCGTCTTCAATTGGGAACAACAGTGACGTCAGCAATGGATCATCATCATTATCGGACGGTGAGGATGAATCAAGAGGTGATAATGAAGTTCAGAGTCGTTTTAAAGGTCCTCTTGATTGCTTGGATTCACTCGAAGAAGTTTTGCCTATAAAGTATGTAtctatatgtgtatgtatatttTAAAGTTCACATTTTTATTGTTTTGTGATTATGTTTATATCAATAAgtttatatttttagggttttaATTGTGTTTTTGAAGTTAATTGATTTTGAATTGATGTTTTGGTAGGTTTGTTTGATAAAAATGTCAACTTTATTGAATTGATCCCCATTTGCCTATTTTTTCGATATTACGAATTAAGATGTTGTTTGGATCATGGATACGTAACACATTTAACGGGAACGAGAATGAGATTCTAATACATTTTTACGGTACATTGGATCTGTGTGCTTGTTAATGGTTTATTGCCCTTGCTGTAAAAAACTTGTTTTTAGAAGCAGTTTAGTGCATTAAATTGTGGACTAGGGTGTCACTCGATTTTAATTTTAGTTAGTATTCAGATGAACAAGAACAAGTAGTGTTATTGCATATTAAGAACACGAATAATTGTACTTATTACTCACTAGAAAGTTAAAGTAATGTAGTTTTGGTGATTAGTGTTTGTtttcaaggaaattttgttattgaTGGCTTACTTTCGTTTTTCTTTTTAATACTTTTGTAGGAGAGGCATATCAAGTTTTTATAGTGGCAAATCGAAGTCTTACACAAGTCTAGCTGATATATCGTCTTGTTCATCGGTTAAAGACATTGCAAAAAAGGAAGATGCCTACACTAGGAAGCGGAAGAACATGCTTGCTCATAGTAATCATTGGAATAAGAGTCGCATTTTAGAAAACAGTAGCAGTGGCATGTCAAAGAGGCTTGCTAACTCCAGTAGAAGTTCTTTAGCTTTGTCTGCTATGACAAGTAGCTCGGAGAGCAATAATAACAGTCAATTTGTTGGTTCAAATTTAGTATCACATATTCCCTGTTTGCCACCTCTGCCCCCGCATGTTAGAAGATCAAAATCGCCTAATAATGAATCACCAGCATCACCTCCAACACCTGTACGGAAATTTTCTCCCTGGAGGTCTTTCTCTCTTTCCGATTTGCAACATTCTGCAACTTCTACTACTGCCTCAACTGCATTGGTAATTGATAATCAAAGTGTGGACTGACACAGTGACATCAAAGACAAGTTCCCTCATGCACTCATGAATGAAGGTCAATATTCTATAGGTATTTATGATCTAATGTTCTTGTAATCAAATTGTTAACGTAGTGCTTTATGCTATTGTAAGTTTGTAACAGTTGAATGTTAGAATGTCATGGAAGTATAAATGAACAACGCCCTTCCCACTTGTTTTCTTTTCTCTTCTTATTGCCCTTCCCACTTGTTTTCTCTTCTCTTCTTATTTCTTTTATGAGTGTGCATATATGTTGAGTTGGCTGATTTTGCATGTATAAGATCTGTCCTTAGGATCGCCAATAGGTCTATGAAACATAAAAAAATATCAGTAGCTTTAGTAAGTCACCAACAATGTTTAAATTTACTCTTTTATCGTAGTTTGACATAATAATGATTGTCACATATTAGAAAGACTTACTTACGATACTTACTCAAGAAGATTCACACAACTTTTTAGTGAAGAAAACTTTTTAGTGAAGAAATTTAGTAAGCAAATCCAATCTTATCTTTTCGCAGCATGTGCAATCTTATCAAAACATGTGCAATcttatcttatcttttcgtaatacgtgtaattttattttatcttatcttttcgtaatacgtgtaattttatcctatatttttataattataaaaaagaTATTCAGTTACTGAAATCAAACACACTGAAAATATATTGAACAACAATACTCTCTCTTCAATTTCTACTCTCCTCTCCCTATATATGCATTTATTAAGTTATACATTATTCAGGAATTCGAGATTTACAACACATTATTTACAAtatagtttttatttttatatttaatgcAGCTTGAAGTTATAAAAGTAAGATAATTAATCTAAGCCATGGGCAAGGGCCTCGACGATATGATAATTGAGCAATTGATTGGGGAAATTGTAATTTAGATTACATTAGCAGTAGCacattaaaattaataaaaaataaaataggAAATTATTAGCTATGCCAAAATCTGTATTAAtactttatttattaaatttcTTAAAAAGGGTAAGTTCTCTACATCGTCCGGtgtgaaaataataaaattgtttatGTATGACATCAGTTCATTATATTACCATAATTGAACACAATTTTTTTTGAAAGGCCGTAATATTAATGCCCATCAAGATTCAGAGACACTCcctttcaaaaaaaaaagattCAGACACACTAGAGCACACTATCTATCATCAACTTTATTTCCATCAAGGATACTTAGGGCCTGTTTGGCAACATACTTATAAGCCATTTATGGCTTATAAGCCCCTAACaacttatcgacgagtgtttgtcgacacaacttataagctgaatttacaacttataagctgataagttgaaagttggcagtgacgtacttttttccaacttattttcattttttcacttttttctaaagttttgattttaaaatataaatttttaaatattttctaatttaatattcatgaattaagataattgtagttaataattatttgttttaatttatttaagtaaaaaaacttctgacttataagtaaatttatccaaacacttatagaacttataagtatttatcaacttatcacttatttcgcacttaattattttaaatcataagttacttattttaagatttcccaaacgggcacttAAAATACTAATATTACAAGTGCTAGATTTCTCTACTAAATCATTATCTAATTAACTTCTACCAACTCCATACACGAGCATTCAAGAGAATCATCTTATAGACAATACTCATCTTTTGTAATATTAGCTCCATGATACATATCttgtgttttttgattttttgattattttttattta
This genomic interval from Apium graveolens cultivar Ventura chromosome 8, ASM990537v1, whole genome shotgun sequence contains the following:
- the LOC141678526 gene encoding uncharacterized protein LOC141678526 — encoded protein: MSIAFETNNMIDRPGFVDRMPFKPIYNPSDSGRFTGDRTAIDRSEDADSSSSSSIGNNSDVSNGSSSLSDGEDESRGDNEVQSRFKGPLDCLDSLEEVLPIKRGISSFYSGKSKSYTSLADISSCSSVKDIAKKEDAYTRKRKNMLAHSNHWNKSRILENSSSGMSKRLANSSRSSLALSAMTSSSESNNNSQFVGSNLVSHIPCLPPLPPHVRRSKSPNNESPASPPTPVRKFSPWRSFSLSDLQHSATSTTASTALVIDNQSVD